Proteins encoded in a region of the Pelmatolapia mariae isolate MD_Pm_ZW linkage group LG6, Pm_UMD_F_2, whole genome shotgun sequence genome:
- the crtac1a gene encoding cartilage acidic protein 1a isoform X2, which yields MWGSGLLLLLVTLWHHSHAQNPNPMLQVVTQTMLPPDNLHNPTQLNYGMAVTDVDGDGDLEVVVAGYNGPNLVLKYDRTQKRLVNIAIDDSNSPYYALRDQAGNAIGVAACDVDGDGREEIYFLNTNNAYSGRATYTDKLFKFRNGRFEDLLSDELNVRRGVANRMAGRSVACVDRKGTGRYSVYVANYASGNVGPHALLEMDEAASDVSKGIIALSDVAAEAGVNRYTGGRGVVVGPILSESRSDVFCDNENGPNFLFKNNGDGTFVDMARQTGVEDQYQHGRGVALADFNGDGKTDIVYGNWNGPHRLFLQRSDSRFQNIATGRFAEASPIRTVIAADFDNDKELEVFFNNIAYRGNAPNRLFRVSRRTNADPLIQELNVGDAEEPQGRGTGGTVTDLDGNGQLDLLLAHGESAQQPISVFKVTQGSSNNWLRVIPRTQFGSFARGAKVTVFTSQSGAHTRIIDGGSGYLCEMEPVAHFGLGNDEVKVLEVSWPDGTSFTRALEAGEMNSVLEVTYPKEGETTVLSNDTQCGNGFTVRNGRCAGL from the exons ATGTGGGGCTCGGGTCTGCTGCTCCTACTGGTGACACTCTGGCATCACTCCCATGCCCAGAACCCGAATCCCATGCTTCAGGTTGTTACACAGACCATGCTTCCCCCTGACAATCTGCACAATCCCACACAACTCAATTATGGGATGGCTGTGACAGATGTGGATGGTGATGGTGACCTGGAAGTGGTGGTGGCAGG GTACAATGGGCCCAACCTGGTGCTGAAGTATGACAGGACTCAAAAAAGGCTGGTAAATATTGCTATTGATGACAGTAACTCTCCATACTATGCTCTGAGAGACCAGGCAGGAAATGCTATTGGAGTTGCCGCCTGCGATGTGGATGGAGATGGACGAGAAGAAATCTATTTTCTTAATACAAACAATGCCTACTCTG GACGAGCAACATACACTGACAAGCTCTTCAAGTTTCGTAATGGTCGCTTTGAAGATCTGCTCAGCGATGAGCTGAATGTACGTCGTGGTGTTGCTAATCGGATGGCAGGACGTTCAGTCGCATGTGTTGATAGAAAG GGAACAGGCCGTTACTCAGTCTACGTGGCAAACTACGCCAGTGGGAATGTTGGCCCCCACGCTCTCTTAGAAATGGACGAGGCTGCCAGTGATGTGAGCAAGGGCATCATCGCGCTGTCTGACGTAGCTGCTGAGGCCGGAGTCAACAGGTACACAG GTGGTCGCGGTGTGGTCGTTGGACCAATCCTGAGCGAGTCGAGGTCTGATGTGTTCTGTGACAATGAAAATGGACCTAACTTCCTATTCAAGAATAATGGAGATGGGACTTTTGTTGACATGGCAAGACAGACAG GTGTGGAGGACCAATACCAGCATGGCAGAGGAGTAGCACTGGCTGACTTCAATGGAGATGGAAAGACAGACATCGTTTATGGCAACTGGAACGGCCCGCACAGACTTTTCCTGCAGCGCAGCGATTCCAGATTCCAG AATATTGCTACTGGAAGATTTGCTGAAGCCTCACCTATTCGCACAGTCATCGCTGCTGACTTTGATAATGACAAGGAGTTGGAGGTGTTCTTTAACAATATTGCCTACCGAGGAAATGCTCCCAATAGGCTGTTCAG gGTCTCAAGGAGGACTAATGCAGACCCTTTGATCCAGGAACTTAATGTGGGAGACGCTGAAGAGCCACAAGGGAGAGGAACAG GTGGTACTGTGACTGACTTGGATGGGAATGGACAGCTGGACCTGCTGTTGGCACACGGGGAGAGCGCCCAGCAGCCAATCTCTGTCTTTAAGGTCACGCAG GGATCATCCAATAACTGGCTGCGGGTCATTCCTCGCACCCAGTTTGGTTCTTTTGCTCGGGGTGCCAAGGTGACAGTCTTCACCAGTCAGAGTGGAGCTCACACGCGCATCATTGATGGAGGCTCTGGATATCTATGTGAGATGGAGCCAGTCGCCCACTTTGGTTTAG GAAATGATGAGGTGAAGGTGCTTGAGGTCTCCTGGCCAGACGGCACTAGTTTTACTCGAGCTCTTGAGGCTGGTGAAATGAACTCGGTGTTGGAAGTCACCTATCCCAAAGAAGGGGAAACCACTGTGCTTTCCAATGACACGCAG tgtGGTAATGGCTTTACTGTCAGGAATGGGCGCTGTGCAG GTCTTTAA
- the r3hcc1l gene encoding coiled-coil domain-containing protein R3HCC1L has product MEDVQLKEDCGPTQPRPTPPSQSKRPSQPLYVPKQRLHASKEKAQTQGEVKPKTRPRYTDKARKNAKNKKDKAGGADKPSPGGGEGDGGEAQNNDVTPDVKEDRLQSLEAEVNGESSAKVEAGGTAQQEEDSWDTLFNDDGDCLDPHLLEELALKEGKKKESIQEPRFDYYNMDRGSYDDDDDDVDLTEDELSHIVEIYDFPTEFKTEDLLKLFQCYQKRGFDIKWIDDTHALGLFSSPIAAREALRSKNPLMKLRPLSKSSSATKAKARSCSDYLLPAKERPQTSAALARKLVIGALGVKSNLTKEQREAERKKLQEAREQKRLAAKQREDAWEGK; this is encoded by the exons ATGGAGGATGTGCAGCTTAAAGAAGACTGTGGTCCAACTCAACCAAGACCTACACCTCCCTCTCAATCAAAGAGGCCAAGTCAGCCTCTGTACGTCCCCAAACAACGACTTCATGCCTCGAAAGAGAAAGCTCAGACTCAGGGAGAAGTTAAACCAAAAACCAGGCCTCGCTACACAGACAAAGCACGAAAGAACGCCAAGAacaagaaagacaaagctggagGAGCGGATAAACCATCGCCCGGTGGGGGAGAAGGAGATGGAGGTGAAGCACAAAACAACGACGTTACGCCAGATGTGAAGGAGGACCGATTACAGAGTTTAGAGGCTGAGGTTAATGGGGAGTCTTCAGCCAAAGTGGAGGCAGGCGGTACTGCACAGCAGGAAGAGGATAGCTGGGACACCTTGTTCAATGATGATGGAGACTGTCTGGATCCACATCTGCTTGAAGAG CTGGCTttgaaggaaggaaaaaagaaggagtCAATCCAAGAGCCTAGGTTTGATTACTACAACATGGACAGAGGcagttatgatgatgatgatgatgacgttGACCTCACAGAGGATGAACTTTCTCATATTGTAGAGATCTACGATTTCCCTACAGAGTTCAAAACAGAAGACCTTCTTAAGCTGTTTCAGTGCTACCA AAAGAGAGGATTTGACATTAAATGGATTGATGACACACACGCCCTCGGCCTTTTCTCAAGCCCCATAGCAG CTCGTGAAGCTCTGAGATCCAAGAATCCACTGATGAAGTTGCGACCACTTTCCAAATCTTCCTCTGCAACAAAGGCCAAAGCCCGTAGCTGCTCAG ACTACCTCCTGCCTGCTAAAGAGAGACCTCAGACGAGTGCAGCACTGGCTCGGAAGCTTGTGATCGGTGCCCTCGGTGTAAAGAGCAACCTCACAAAGGAGCAGCGTgaggcagagaggaagaaacTCCAGGAAGCAAGAG AACAAAAGCGCCTGGCAGCCAAGCAGAGGGAAGACGCTTGGGAGGGAAAGTAA
- the crtac1a gene encoding cartilage acidic protein 1a isoform X1 has protein sequence MSRQVGIMWGSGLLLLLVTLWHHSHAQNPNPMLQVVTQTMLPPDNLHNPTQLNYGMAVTDVDGDGDLEVVVAGYNGPNLVLKYDRTQKRLVNIAIDDSNSPYYALRDQAGNAIGVAACDVDGDGREEIYFLNTNNAYSGRATYTDKLFKFRNGRFEDLLSDELNVRRGVANRMAGRSVACVDRKGTGRYSVYVANYASGNVGPHALLEMDEAASDVSKGIIALSDVAAEAGVNRYTGGRGVVVGPILSESRSDVFCDNENGPNFLFKNNGDGTFVDMARQTGVEDQYQHGRGVALADFNGDGKTDIVYGNWNGPHRLFLQRSDSRFQNIATGRFAEASPIRTVIAADFDNDKELEVFFNNIAYRGNAPNRLFRVSRRTNADPLIQELNVGDAEEPQGRGTGGTVTDLDGNGQLDLLLAHGESAQQPISVFKVTQGSSNNWLRVIPRTQFGSFARGAKVTVFTSQSGAHTRIIDGGSGYLCEMEPVAHFGLGNDEVKVLEVSWPDGTSFTRALEAGEMNSVLEVTYPKEGETTVLSNDTQCGNGFTVRNGRCAGL, from the exons ATGTCGCGCCAGGTTGGAATAATGTGGGGCTCGGGTCTGCTGCTCCTACTGGTGACACTCTGGCATCACTCCCATGCCCAGAACCCGAATCCCATGCTTCAGGTTGTTACACAGACCATGCTTCCCCCTGACAATCTGCACAATCCCACACAACTCAATTATGGGATGGCTGTGACAGATGTGGATGGTGATGGTGACCTGGAAGTGGTGGTGGCAGG GTACAATGGGCCCAACCTGGTGCTGAAGTATGACAGGACTCAAAAAAGGCTGGTAAATATTGCTATTGATGACAGTAACTCTCCATACTATGCTCTGAGAGACCAGGCAGGAAATGCTATTGGAGTTGCCGCCTGCGATGTGGATGGAGATGGACGAGAAGAAATCTATTTTCTTAATACAAACAATGCCTACTCTG GACGAGCAACATACACTGACAAGCTCTTCAAGTTTCGTAATGGTCGCTTTGAAGATCTGCTCAGCGATGAGCTGAATGTACGTCGTGGTGTTGCTAATCGGATGGCAGGACGTTCAGTCGCATGTGTTGATAGAAAG GGAACAGGCCGTTACTCAGTCTACGTGGCAAACTACGCCAGTGGGAATGTTGGCCCCCACGCTCTCTTAGAAATGGACGAGGCTGCCAGTGATGTGAGCAAGGGCATCATCGCGCTGTCTGACGTAGCTGCTGAGGCCGGAGTCAACAGGTACACAG GTGGTCGCGGTGTGGTCGTTGGACCAATCCTGAGCGAGTCGAGGTCTGATGTGTTCTGTGACAATGAAAATGGACCTAACTTCCTATTCAAGAATAATGGAGATGGGACTTTTGTTGACATGGCAAGACAGACAG GTGTGGAGGACCAATACCAGCATGGCAGAGGAGTAGCACTGGCTGACTTCAATGGAGATGGAAAGACAGACATCGTTTATGGCAACTGGAACGGCCCGCACAGACTTTTCCTGCAGCGCAGCGATTCCAGATTCCAG AATATTGCTACTGGAAGATTTGCTGAAGCCTCACCTATTCGCACAGTCATCGCTGCTGACTTTGATAATGACAAGGAGTTGGAGGTGTTCTTTAACAATATTGCCTACCGAGGAAATGCTCCCAATAGGCTGTTCAG gGTCTCAAGGAGGACTAATGCAGACCCTTTGATCCAGGAACTTAATGTGGGAGACGCTGAAGAGCCACAAGGGAGAGGAACAG GTGGTACTGTGACTGACTTGGATGGGAATGGACAGCTGGACCTGCTGTTGGCACACGGGGAGAGCGCCCAGCAGCCAATCTCTGTCTTTAAGGTCACGCAG GGATCATCCAATAACTGGCTGCGGGTCATTCCTCGCACCCAGTTTGGTTCTTTTGCTCGGGGTGCCAAGGTGACAGTCTTCACCAGTCAGAGTGGAGCTCACACGCGCATCATTGATGGAGGCTCTGGATATCTATGTGAGATGGAGCCAGTCGCCCACTTTGGTTTAG GAAATGATGAGGTGAAGGTGCTTGAGGTCTCCTGGCCAGACGGCACTAGTTTTACTCGAGCTCTTGAGGCTGGTGAAATGAACTCGGTGTTGGAAGTCACCTATCCCAAAGAAGGGGAAACCACTGTGCTTTCCAATGACACGCAG tgtGGTAATGGCTTTACTGTCAGGAATGGGCGCTGTGCAG GTCTTTAA